From Alcaligenes faecalis, the proteins below share one genomic window:
- a CDS encoding porin yields MKTRNKTAVSTALFLLMASSAAHASITLYGILDTGVGYDMNKGNSSYSRDRTDATEFKTSRLGPNSGVHFGSRWGIRGTEDLGNGLQAKFVLESGFDVPTGQSIQGGRLFGRQATLGLAGEDWGQVDFGLKNNMPTEYFSMAHPLGGGGGIVGFGSTFSVANTVRYDNQIQYQSPTLNGFQFGIGYSFNINGKQHWDSERPDGTNSKDSNIRAVTTGLRYNNGPLSAALVYDQLHINKQSASGARPAADSTRVSAWAGAASYDFDVVKVFAGIGQTRDGLFATQVFGLSNVTNPLPSFAAVPGLRINSYSFGVTTPLAGGRFSLGWNMADPRSLPESITGPNAQTKRQHVYSVGYQYDLSKRTMVYVYGGYAQNLTFLPDARATQLYVAFNHKF; encoded by the coding sequence TTGAAAACAAGAAATAAAACCGCGGTCAGTACGGCCCTGTTTTTACTGATGGCCAGCTCGGCAGCCCACGCATCCATCACCCTGTACGGGATTCTGGACACGGGTGTTGGCTACGACATGAACAAAGGCAATAGCAGCTACAGCCGGGACCGAACCGATGCTACCGAGTTCAAGACCTCGCGTCTGGGCCCCAACAGCGGGGTGCACTTTGGCAGCCGCTGGGGTATCCGTGGCACGGAAGATCTGGGCAACGGGCTGCAAGCCAAGTTTGTGCTGGAAAGCGGCTTTGATGTGCCTACCGGCCAATCCATTCAGGGTGGTCGCCTGTTCGGCCGTCAGGCCACACTGGGTCTGGCAGGCGAGGACTGGGGCCAGGTGGATTTCGGCCTGAAGAACAATATGCCTACCGAATACTTCAGCATGGCTCACCCCTTGGGTGGCGGTGGCGGGATTGTGGGCTTTGGATCGACCTTCAGCGTGGCCAACACGGTGCGTTACGACAACCAGATCCAATACCAATCGCCCACGCTGAACGGCTTTCAGTTCGGTATTGGCTATTCCTTCAACATCAACGGCAAGCAGCACTGGGATAGCGAGCGCCCGGACGGCACCAACAGCAAGGACAGCAATATCCGTGCAGTGACCACCGGCCTGCGCTACAACAACGGCCCCTTGAGTGCCGCTCTGGTGTACGACCAACTGCACATCAATAAACAGTCTGCCAGCGGCGCACGTCCTGCTGCCGACTCCACCCGTGTCAGCGCCTGGGCGGGTGCGGCCAGCTACGACTTTGATGTGGTCAAAGTTTTCGCCGGTATCGGTCAAACCCGTGACGGTCTGTTTGCTACCCAGGTCTTTGGCCTGAGCAACGTCACCAACCCCTTGCCATCCTTTGCTGCGGTACCGGGCCTGCGGATCAACTCCTACTCCTTTGGGGTGACCACACCCCTGGCCGGTGGACGCTTCTCGCTGGGCTGGAACATGGCTGATCCACGCAGCTTGCCAGAGAGCATTACCGGCCCCAATGCGCAAACCAAACGTCAGCACGTGTACTCGGTGGGTTACCAGTACGACCTGTCCAAACGCACCATGGTGTACGTATACGGCGGCTATGCGCAGAACCTGACCTTCCTGCCAGACGCACGCGCCACACAGCTGTACGTGGCCTTCAACCACAAGTTCTAA
- a CDS encoding DNA-binding protein, with protein sequence MRSRSHDEAMADLYRSDPALALETINQILEDGDQAELLIVLRQLAQAFGGVQAVAEQAQLNPTQLYRTLSPKGNPALSSLTAILKAMGLRLAVQPL encoded by the coding sequence ATGAGAAGCAGGTCACATGATGAGGCTATGGCCGATCTGTATCGCAGTGATCCGGCCTTGGCATTAGAGACTATCAATCAGATTTTGGAGGACGGGGATCAGGCCGAACTCCTGATCGTGTTGCGTCAATTGGCACAGGCTTTTGGTGGTGTGCAGGCAGTTGCTGAGCAGGCGCAGTTAAATCCGACGCAGCTTTACAGGACCTTGTCCCCCAAGGGGAATCCGGCCTTGAGCAGCCTGACGGCCATTTTGAAGGCAATGGGCCTGCGTCTTGCGGTGCAGCCTTTGTAG
- a CDS encoding Rid family hydrolase, which yields MTSPVLPLAIEQIDHAAWTVPDLDAAIAFYERLFGARQLYRLGPINSADLPRSAQGKDWTHAHLDVPDAKLELAFMVLPNGFHIELFSYAQPASDTQKALKSNHVGAHHLGFLVADLDQAVAQLEQHGCTVLDRIAFDSGPTAGAQFQYFTDPWGNIFELVQRSAPLNAPQGRECVNPASLYNSTNFGFSHAVVQDNSRTVHLAGQVAWNGEGQLVGAGDRIAQTRQALQNLKTVLKEAGASPRDVVRLRTYLVGHTPEELGPICALINEFYEGAEPAANTLLGVANLALPDMLVEIEATARLP from the coding sequence ATGACATCGCCTGTTTTGCCATTGGCTATTGAACAAATTGATCACGCCGCCTGGACCGTACCCGATCTGGATGCGGCCATTGCTTTTTATGAACGCCTGTTTGGTGCCCGCCAGCTCTACCGTCTGGGGCCCATCAACAGTGCCGATCTGCCCCGTTCTGCTCAAGGCAAAGACTGGACCCACGCTCACCTGGACGTCCCCGATGCCAAGCTGGAACTGGCCTTTATGGTCCTGCCCAATGGCTTTCATATCGAGCTGTTTTCCTACGCACAACCTGCCAGCGACACCCAAAAGGCCCTGAAGTCCAATCATGTGGGTGCACATCACCTGGGTTTTCTGGTGGCCGATCTGGATCAGGCGGTTGCACAACTTGAACAGCACGGCTGCACAGTGCTGGATCGAATCGCCTTCGATTCGGGCCCCACTGCGGGAGCCCAGTTTCAATACTTCACCGACCCCTGGGGCAATATTTTTGAGCTGGTACAGCGCAGTGCGCCACTGAACGCCCCCCAGGGCCGTGAGTGCGTGAATCCGGCATCGCTCTACAACAGCACCAACTTCGGTTTTTCGCACGCGGTCGTGCAGGACAACAGCCGCACCGTGCATCTGGCCGGACAAGTCGCCTGGAATGGTGAAGGGCAGTTAGTGGGCGCAGGCGATCGCATCGCACAAACCCGCCAGGCTTTGCAGAACCTGAAAACCGTCCTGAAAGAAGCCGGTGCCAGCCCGCGCGATGTCGTGCGTTTGCGCACCTATCTGGTCGGCCACACACCTGAAGAGCTGGGCCCGATCTGCGCACTGATCAACGAGTTTTACGAGGGGGCCGAACCGGCTGCCAACACCTTGCTGGGAGTCGCCAATCTGGCGCTGCCAGACATGCTGGTCGAGATCGAAGCCACGGCACGTCTGCCCTGA
- a CDS encoding type II toxin-antitoxin system RelE/ParE family toxin translates to MTQYRIKHYLTAGTQEDVYMKWLGRLRDRKTQVALIRRANRMEHGNFGDHRFCRDGVWELRLDVGPGLRVYYAQAGQRIVLLLCGGSKRTQQADIDRALIYWQDRQERKDHEKQVT, encoded by the coding sequence ATGACTCAATATCGTATTAAACATTACTTAACGGCTGGTACGCAGGAGGATGTGTACATGAAGTGGCTTGGCCGTTTACGTGATCGGAAAACTCAGGTGGCCTTGATCCGACGTGCGAACCGGATGGAACATGGCAATTTTGGCGATCACAGGTTTTGTCGAGACGGTGTTTGGGAGCTTCGCCTGGATGTAGGGCCAGGGCTGCGTGTCTATTACGCTCAAGCCGGACAGCGGATTGTGCTGTTGCTGTGTGGTGGCAGCAAACGAACGCAGCAGGCGGATATTGATCGGGCGCTTATTTATTGGCAGGACAGGCAGGAGAGAAAAGACCATGAGAAGCAGGTCACATGA
- a CDS encoding enoyl-CoA hydratase/isomerase family protein produces the protein MSAHLEVSSLHIEEGIAIFTHQHPASRNAMSESLRKDYMRMLEQVRANPQIRVLILQGSEGAFCSGGNIHEMAQRHADPQASSPMATRQRLDHSSSWLRQLLELDALLIASVDGAAAGAGFSLALHADFILCSARSRFRMSFPRVGAVADFGAHYLLPRMVGLSVARDLLLTGRSLTAAQARRLGLVHAVHPSEHLPTATLAFARRLLEGPPEALALSKRLLNLSFDMNYGALSNLEALSQAVSMNTRYHQDCVQQFQAGQTLAYDWDRQEK, from the coding sequence ATGTCTGCCCACCTTGAAGTCTCCAGCCTGCATATTGAGGAAGGTATCGCCATCTTCACGCATCAACATCCTGCCTCCCGCAATGCCATGTCCGAGTCACTGCGCAAGGACTACATGCGGATGCTGGAGCAGGTTCGAGCCAACCCGCAGATACGGGTCTTGATCCTGCAAGGCTCCGAAGGTGCCTTTTGTTCGGGCGGCAATATTCACGAGATGGCACAACGGCATGCCGATCCACAAGCCAGCTCCCCCATGGCCACACGCCAGCGGCTGGATCACAGCAGCTCCTGGCTACGCCAATTGCTGGAACTGGATGCACTGCTGATAGCGTCTGTAGACGGGGCTGCAGCCGGTGCGGGATTCAGCCTGGCCTTGCACGCGGATTTCATTCTGTGCAGTGCACGCAGTCGCTTTCGCATGTCTTTCCCCCGCGTTGGGGCCGTCGCAGATTTTGGCGCGCACTATCTGCTCCCGCGCATGGTGGGCCTGTCAGTCGCCCGCGACCTGCTGCTGACAGGCCGCAGCCTGACGGCAGCCCAGGCAAGGCGGTTGGGCTTGGTCCATGCCGTCCATCCTTCCGAACACTTGCCCACGGCTACGCTTGCATTCGCTCGCCGCCTGCTGGAAGGTCCACCCGAAGCCCTGGCACTGAGCAAACGTCTTCTCAACCTAAGCTTCGACATGAACTATGGAGCACTGTCCAACCTGGAGGCCCTGTCTCAGGCCGTATCCATGAATACCCGCTACCACCAGGACTGCGTACAGCAATTTCAGGCCGGCCAAACACTGGCTTATGACTGGGATCGGCAAGAAAAATAA
- a CDS encoding NAD(P)/FAD-dependent oxidoreductase, translated as MSPKPDSLSPLPACAPGTLPTRTDVLIIGGGLLGCAAAYYLSLAGVPVTLIEQGELGLQASSQNAGSLHFQMEYRMIEAGLEASKRALQAMPLHVDAIARWRALEDQLGVSVGVRQKGGFMLAETAQQAQVLEQKSRLENQAGLQVELLDRAALQVKAPYLSDSVLMGAFCADEGKADPRRASLALAAAARALGAQIVSQCQVVDLKRVGSDWHAQVLSGEQCRSKQVLIAAGVWSGRIAQMTGSQLPVSPIALTMTATARTAPFMDYLFQHVGRRLSLKQTAEGTVLIGGGWPSTLHHRNGIADLERKPSLNLDSLQRSVHTACSVVPQLASLPVLRSWTGVTSLVADQLPLLGQVPHRPGLFIATGGAAFTLGLTYAHLLVAQMLGQPPSLDISAYDPDRFRSLTFA; from the coding sequence ATGAGCCCCAAGCCTGATTCTCTTTCCCCCCTACCTGCCTGTGCCCCTGGCACCCTGCCCACCCGGACGGATGTCCTGATCATTGGCGGCGGGCTGCTGGGCTGCGCCGCTGCCTATTACCTGAGCCTGGCGGGTGTGCCCGTGACCTTGATCGAACAAGGTGAGCTGGGCCTGCAGGCATCCAGCCAGAACGCGGGCAGCCTGCATTTCCAGATGGAATACCGCATGATCGAGGCGGGCCTGGAGGCCAGCAAACGCGCCTTGCAAGCCATGCCCTTGCATGTGGACGCCATTGCCCGCTGGCGGGCTTTGGAAGATCAGTTGGGTGTGTCGGTGGGTGTGCGCCAGAAAGGCGGCTTCATGCTGGCAGAAACGGCTCAGCAAGCCCAGGTTCTGGAACAAAAAAGCCGTCTGGAAAACCAGGCTGGTCTGCAGGTCGAGCTGCTGGACCGGGCCGCTTTACAAGTCAAAGCGCCCTATTTGTCGGACTCCGTGCTGATGGGGGCTTTTTGTGCTGATGAAGGCAAAGCCGACCCGCGTCGCGCCAGTCTGGCCCTGGCCGCCGCCGCACGTGCTCTGGGGGCACAGATCGTCAGCCAATGCCAGGTTGTGGACTTGAAGCGTGTGGGTTCTGACTGGCATGCCCAAGTGCTCAGTGGCGAGCAATGCCGCAGCAAGCAGGTTCTGATTGCTGCCGGTGTCTGGTCCGGGCGTATTGCGCAAATGACCGGTTCGCAGTTACCCGTCAGCCCGATTGCCCTGACCATGACGGCCACTGCGCGCACCGCCCCCTTCATGGATTACCTGTTCCAGCACGTAGGGCGACGCCTGTCCTTGAAGCAAACCGCAGAAGGTACGGTGCTGATTGGCGGCGGCTGGCCTTCCACACTGCATCACCGTAATGGGATCGCGGATCTGGAACGCAAACCCAGCCTGAACCTGGATTCTTTGCAACGCAGCGTGCATACCGCCTGCAGCGTGGTTCCTCAATTGGCCTCCTTGCCTGTCTTGCGCTCCTGGACCGGGGTGACCTCTCTGGTGGCGGACCAACTGCCTTTGCTGGGTCAGGTGCCGCACCGTCCTGGTTTGTTCATTGCTACCGGCGGAGCCGCCTTCACCCTGGGTTTGACCTACGCCCATTTGCTGGTGGCGCAGATGCTGGGCCAGCCTCCCAGCCTGGATATTTCTGCCTACGACCCTGATCGTTTTAGGAGTTTGACCTTTGCCTGA
- a CDS encoding tripartite tricarboxylate transporter substrate binding protein, producing MRFLHLPLACLLTAAPLAAAHAAYPDKPIKIVVPFSAGGIVDSVARLVGEKLTKQHGQTVIVENRTGAGGAIGTDYAARAPADGYTLLLVSPSHAVTTSLQPRVTWDPVESFRAIAGFGIVPNVIVVHPSVPAQNMAQLIELAKKKDPPLTYSTAGIGTSNHLSGELLAQEAQIPLTHIPYKGQSDALNDLLGGRVDLMPLTAALAMQHVKAGKLRALAVTTSERAKALPDLPTVAESANLPNYSIGTWFGLVAPKATPDEIVNQLYSDMQAILAMPDVQEKFNMLGMELNPQSPQEFDEFVAAEQSKWAQVIKQANIENN from the coding sequence ATGCGATTCCTGCACCTGCCCCTTGCCTGCCTGCTCACGGCAGCCCCATTGGCCGCCGCCCACGCTGCCTACCCCGACAAACCCATCAAAATCGTCGTCCCGTTTTCGGCCGGCGGTATTGTGGATTCCGTAGCCCGCCTGGTGGGGGAAAAACTAACCAAGCAGCACGGACAAACGGTAATCGTGGAAAACCGCACCGGCGCGGGAGGCGCTATCGGTACGGACTACGCGGCGCGCGCCCCAGCTGATGGCTATACCTTGCTGCTGGTCAGCCCCAGCCATGCCGTCACCACCAGCTTGCAACCCCGTGTCACCTGGGACCCGGTAGAGAGTTTTCGCGCTATTGCTGGCTTTGGGATTGTCCCCAATGTGATTGTGGTGCACCCCAGTGTGCCGGCACAGAACATGGCACAGCTGATCGAGCTGGCCAAAAAGAAAGATCCACCACTGACATACTCGACTGCAGGTATAGGCACATCCAACCACCTGTCTGGCGAATTGCTGGCTCAAGAAGCCCAGATTCCCCTGACGCACATCCCCTACAAAGGGCAAAGCGATGCCTTGAACGATCTGCTGGGTGGGCGCGTGGACCTGATGCCTTTGACGGCAGCCCTGGCCATGCAACATGTCAAAGCGGGCAAGCTGCGCGCCTTGGCTGTGACCACCAGCGAGCGCGCCAAAGCCTTGCCCGACCTGCCCACCGTGGCGGAATCCGCCAATTTGCCCAACTACTCCATCGGGACGTGGTTTGGCCTGGTCGCTCCGAAAGCAACACCAGACGAGATTGTGAATCAACTCTACAGCGATATGCAGGCCATTCTGGCCATGCCCGACGTACAGGAGAAATTCAATATGCTGGGTATGGAGCTGAACCCGCAATCGCCCCAGGAGTTCGACGAGTTTGTTGCCGCTGAACAGAGCAAATGGGCCCAGGTCATCAAGCAAGCCAATATCGAGAACAATTGA
- a CDS encoding nitronate monooxygenase encodes MSLLRTPLCDTLNIAHPIFGFSHEPDVVVAIAQAGGFPVLGLGRDAPDDIPAIITKVEQALNGLPYGIDLMLPSKVPAQADPESMRASLPNEHLEFVESLRQRFKIEAPTQPSFFTSHVRSEAFFEAQIQAVLNSKASAVATAIGIRPELIQATRARGKVTMSLVGSVRHAHKAMALGVDVLVAQGYDAGGHTGPIGTMALLPQIIAVAGSTPVLAAGGIATGAQILGCIGMGAQGGWLGTLWMAAKENHTPPALLKRLIQGDSEDTVISRAHSGKPCRVIRSEWIDAWATADAPTPLNMPLQQVLTGDVFASIHQHNNQDLIYEAAGQSIFGIQELTTIAEQMTGLVKGMDTAWARLQSMAQYTPKEP; translated from the coding sequence ATGAGTCTGCTGCGTACTCCCCTGTGTGACACCCTGAATATTGCTCACCCCATCTTCGGGTTTTCTCATGAACCCGATGTGGTGGTGGCAATTGCCCAGGCAGGGGGTTTCCCTGTTTTAGGCCTGGGGCGGGATGCACCGGACGACATTCCGGCCATCATCACCAAGGTCGAACAGGCTCTGAACGGGCTGCCCTATGGCATCGACTTGATGCTGCCGAGTAAGGTCCCCGCCCAGGCAGACCCCGAAAGCATGCGTGCCAGCCTGCCCAATGAGCATCTGGAATTTGTGGAGTCCCTGCGTCAGCGCTTCAAGATAGAAGCACCCACACAGCCCAGCTTCTTTACCAGCCATGTGCGCTCAGAGGCTTTTTTTGAGGCGCAGATCCAGGCCGTGCTGAACTCCAAGGCCAGCGCTGTCGCCACCGCCATTGGCATACGGCCCGAATTGATTCAGGCAACCCGCGCGCGAGGCAAAGTGACGATGTCCCTGGTCGGTTCAGTACGCCACGCCCACAAGGCCATGGCACTGGGTGTGGATGTACTGGTAGCCCAAGGCTATGACGCGGGCGGACACACCGGACCGATCGGCACCATGGCGCTGCTGCCACAGATTATTGCCGTCGCAGGCAGCACACCCGTTCTGGCTGCGGGGGGCATCGCTACCGGCGCACAAATTCTGGGCTGCATAGGGATGGGAGCACAAGGAGGCTGGCTGGGCACCCTCTGGATGGCCGCCAAGGAAAATCACACGCCACCGGCCCTGCTGAAACGCTTGATCCAGGGAGACAGCGAAGACACCGTCATCTCTCGTGCGCACAGCGGCAAACCATGTCGTGTCATCCGTAGCGAGTGGATTGACGCCTGGGCCACAGCGGACGCACCCACTCCTTTGAATATGCCCTTGCAACAGGTTCTGACAGGCGATGTATTTGCCTCCATTCATCAGCACAACAATCAGGATCTGATTTACGAGGCTGCAGGCCAAAGCATTTTCGGTATTCAGGAATTGACAACTATTGCCGAGCAAATGACGGGCCTGGTCAAAGGCATGGACACCGCCTGGGCTCGCTTGCAAAGCATGGCTCAGTACACGCCCAAGGAGCCCTGA
- a CDS encoding dihydrodipicolinate synthase family protein, producing MSKKHRVNWKGYIPTTITPFDEARQLDVPALHSMLEWLHAEGMHGLFVGGTTSEWTSLSNQERVELFRASADAMRGKLPLLAGCTGYTPAEVVALAQEAQALGYEGVVIAPPPYVRPNDKEILAFYQQIAKEITLPIVIYNWPAGTGIDLSVDLLEQLSDIDGVVGIKQSSPSIEQFIKTLFRLKDKVRVYGFRMDEHGLSLLQSVDGDGTIGAGGVLGRYQPDFYNHIWRGDIDAARACGQKDIQILQRWYTPELIGRYGSSPSVLKVAFKMRGVPVQPYVRRPILEVEDTEIDVIRQTLVDLELI from the coding sequence ATGAGCAAGAAACACCGGGTGAACTGGAAGGGCTACATCCCGACCACCATCACCCCTTTTGATGAAGCACGACAGCTGGATGTACCGGCACTGCACAGCATGCTGGAATGGCTGCATGCCGAGGGCATGCACGGTCTGTTTGTAGGCGGCACCACCAGTGAATGGACCAGCCTGTCCAACCAGGAACGGGTAGAGCTGTTCCGCGCCAGTGCCGACGCCATGCGCGGCAAGCTGCCGTTGCTGGCGGGCTGTACCGGCTACACACCCGCCGAAGTGGTCGCTCTTGCTCAAGAGGCTCAGGCACTGGGCTATGAAGGGGTCGTGATTGCACCGCCCCCGTATGTACGCCCCAACGACAAGGAAATCCTGGCCTTTTACCAGCAGATTGCCAAAGAAATCACCTTGCCTATCGTGATTTACAACTGGCCTGCCGGGACCGGAATCGATTTGTCGGTGGATTTGCTGGAGCAACTGAGCGATATCGATGGTGTCGTCGGCATCAAGCAATCCAGCCCCAGCATTGAACAGTTCATCAAGACGCTGTTCCGCCTGAAAGACAAGGTCCGTGTGTACGGCTTTCGCATGGACGAGCACGGCCTGTCCCTGCTGCAAAGTGTGGATGGCGACGGCACGATTGGCGCAGGCGGCGTGTTGGGCCGTTATCAGCCTGATTTTTACAACCACATCTGGCGCGGCGATATAGACGCTGCCCGCGCCTGCGGCCAGAAAGACATACAGATTCTGCAACGCTGGTACACCCCCGAGCTGATCGGCCGCTACGGCTCTTCGCCCTCGGTGCTGAAAGTTGCATTCAAGATGCGCGGCGTACCCGTGCAGCCCTATGTACGCCGCCCCATTCTGGAGGTCGAGGACACCGAGATAGACGTCATACGCCAAACTTTGGTCGATCTTGAACTGATCTAA
- a CDS encoding GFA family protein, producing MTENTPDTRPVYRAACHCGAVRFNVKLTDGLRSARRCNCSYCRMRGAVAVSANLADIQVEQGQDALTLYQFNTGQARHYFCSHCGIYTFHQRRSNPEQYGVNVACIEGMSPFDFEEVPVNEGRSHPKDRSGGGSVIAGWLRYKANPEAQDD from the coding sequence ATGACTGAAAACACCCCTGATACTCGCCCTGTGTACAGAGCGGCCTGCCATTGCGGAGCCGTTCGTTTCAATGTGAAGCTGACCGATGGTCTGCGTTCCGCACGCCGTTGCAATTGCTCGTATTGCCGCATGCGCGGGGCGGTGGCGGTGTCGGCTAACCTGGCAGATATTCAGGTGGAGCAAGGGCAGGATGCCTTGACGCTTTATCAATTCAACACCGGGCAGGCCCGGCATTATTTCTGTTCGCATTGCGGGATTTATACCTTCCATCAGCGCCGCTCCAACCCGGAGCAGTATGGTGTGAATGTGGCCTGTATTGAAGGCATGAGCCCCTTCGATTTTGAGGAAGTGCCGGTTAATGAAGGCCGCAGTCATCCCAAGGATCGATCGGGTGGTGGCAGTGTGATTGCCGGCTGGCTGCGCTATAAGGCTAATCCGGAGGCGCAGGACGACTGA
- a CDS encoding NAD(P)/FAD-dependent oxidoreductase — protein MSDILDLLIVGAGPAGLSAARIASSQGLSVTVVDEQPRFGGQVFRQAPEEFAAADPDSMHTYPFSHRLFEWARGTTAVQWHFSTLVWGIFDDPQNEHVRQIGTAGPQGASVLKARRVLIATGAYDLPVAFPGWTLPGVLSAGGVQTMIKSQSLMPGQRFLLVGGHPLLLLVAELLLDAGAQIAEVAIARSLPSMKEMLRATRALPGQSRLVKQLLTILLKLRRHGVPLRFATGIERAHGDESVQAATLCNVGQNWHAMAGTQRRVEADTVVVGYGLLASTELARQAGCAVRWDSAAGGWLVQHDDRLRSTQSGVLVAGEQTGIAGAFNAHLQGELAAWQCVLELQQPAAVTEIEKTIADLQLRLGRNRRFTDTVIALSAPKLEALTQAITPDTVVCRCEEVTAQEVNQFLDAHPYVADINSIKLACRTGMGMCQGRYCQHTVAQMLASRLGRGMDQVGIYKAQAPVKPVPVAVLANMK, from the coding sequence ATGTCTGACATTCTGGATTTATTGATTGTGGGGGCAGGTCCGGCAGGACTGTCTGCGGCCCGTATTGCCAGCTCACAGGGTTTAAGCGTGACCGTGGTGGACGAGCAACCGCGCTTTGGTGGGCAGGTGTTCAGGCAGGCACCCGAGGAGTTTGCAGCGGCGGATCCGGACTCCATGCACACCTATCCTTTTTCACACCGCTTGTTTGAATGGGCGCGTGGCACCACGGCCGTGCAGTGGCATTTCAGTACCCTGGTGTGGGGGATTTTTGACGACCCGCAGAATGAACATGTGCGTCAGATCGGCACTGCTGGCCCACAGGGTGCTTCCGTGCTGAAAGCTCGCCGGGTGTTGATTGCGACCGGGGCCTATGACTTGCCCGTGGCCTTTCCGGGTTGGACCTTGCCGGGCGTGCTGAGCGCCGGTGGAGTGCAAACCATGATCAAGAGTCAAAGCCTGATGCCGGGACAGCGTTTCCTGCTGGTGGGCGGCCATCCCTTGCTGCTTCTGGTTGCTGAGTTGTTGCTGGATGCCGGTGCACAGATTGCCGAAGTTGCCATTGCCCGCAGCTTGCCGTCCATGAAGGAAATGCTGCGCGCTACGCGTGCCCTGCCAGGACAGTCCAGGCTGGTTAAACAACTGCTGACGATCTTGTTGAAACTGCGTCGTCATGGCGTGCCTTTGCGCTTTGCTACGGGTATAGAGCGTGCTCATGGGGACGAGTCCGTTCAGGCTGCCACGCTATGTAACGTCGGTCAAAACTGGCACGCCATGGCGGGCACACAAAGACGTGTAGAGGCAGATACGGTGGTCGTGGGTTATGGCCTGCTCGCCAGTACGGAATTGGCGCGTCAGGCTGGCTGCGCTGTTCGGTGGGACAGTGCCGCTGGCGGCTGGCTGGTGCAGCATGATGACAGGCTGCGCAGTACCCAGTCAGGCGTGCTGGTTGCTGGAGAGCAGACGGGCATTGCAGGGGCATTCAATGCTCATCTGCAAGGTGAACTAGCCGCGTGGCAATGTGTGCTGGAGTTGCAGCAGCCAGCTGCCGTGACAGAGATAGAAAAAACCATTGCCGACCTGCAACTGCGCCTGGGTCGTAATCGTCGTTTTACCGACACTGTTATTGCCTTGTCGGCCCCCAAGCTGGAGGCACTGACCCAGGCAATCACTCCGGATACGGTGGTGTGCCGCTGCGAGGAAGTCACGGCACAGGAGGTGAATCAGTTTCTGGATGCCCATCCTTATGTGGCGGACATTAACAGCATCAAACTGGCCTGCCGTACCGGAATGGGGATGTGCCAGGGACGCTATTGCCAACACACCGTGGCGCAGATGCTGGCCAGTCGTTTGGGCAGGGGTATGGATCAAGTGGGAATTTACAAGGCTCAAGCGCCTGTGAAGCCTGTGCCGGTCGCGGTGTTGGCGAATATGAAATAA
- a CDS encoding helix-turn-helix domain-containing protein — protein MIGKRLHELRVAKGLSLRELGQMVKLSPTLLSQVERGVTTPSLTTLRKLSGIFGESMSSLFMDTSKGPSVWISRPGERMLLRGPRGGVVYERLTRGNGEMEVFRAVYEVGQQSMDDMSHPSLESVYVVRGVITAEIDKVSFDVKAGENISFDARQSHRYLNRGTEEAEIIMSITPPVP, from the coding sequence ATGATAGGCAAACGACTTCATGAGCTGCGCGTGGCCAAGGGTCTGTCCCTGCGGGAGTTGGGGCAGATGGTCAAGCTCTCGCCCACGCTGCTCAGTCAGGTAGAACGCGGTGTCACCACACCCAGTTTGACGACCCTGCGCAAGCTCAGCGGGATCTTTGGGGAATCCATGTCTTCCTTGTTCATGGATACCAGCAAGGGGCCGTCGGTATGGATCAGCCGCCCGGGTGAACGCATGTTGCTGCGTGGCCCGCGTGGGGGCGTCGTCTATGAACGGCTCACCCGGGGCAATGGCGAGATGGAAGTGTTCCGGGCTGTTTACGAAGTCGGTCAACAGTCCATGGACGATATGTCGCACCCGTCCCTGGAAAGTGTCTATGTAGTCCGGGGTGTCATTACTGCAGAGATTGATAAGGTAAGTTTTGACGTCAAAGCTGGTGAGAACATCAGCTTTGATGCACGCCAAAGCCACCGTTACCTGAACCGGGGAACGGAGGAAGCGGAAATCATCATGTCGATTACCCCGCCCGTCCCCTGA
- a CDS encoding (2Fe-2S)-binding protein — MPDAQRLLHKRQRFEPAVVTINGHETACYLGETVATVLLAAGVGAFRRTASGAPRRPVCNMGVCFDCIVTIDGMQGQRSCMTTVRSGMQIEVADHV, encoded by the coding sequence TTGCCTGACGCACAACGCTTGCTGCACAAACGCCAGCGCTTCGAGCCTGCCGTGGTGACTATCAATGGTCATGAGACAGCCTGTTATCTTGGTGAAACCGTGGCGACAGTCTTGCTGGCGGCCGGTGTCGGTGCCTTTCGCCGTACCGCTAGTGGCGCGCCCCGTCGTCCGGTGTGCAATATGGGCGTGTGCTTTGACTGCATTGTGACCATTGACGGTATGCAGGGGCAGCGCAGTTGCATGACCACGGTGCGTAGCGGCATGCAGATCGAGGTAGCCGACCATGTCTGA